The Mesoterricola silvestris sequence CCCAGGGCCTGGACAACCTGCGGGGTTTCAGCGAACCCGCCTGGAACGGGAGCCCCTTCCCCGGCAGGACCCTCCTGGTGTGGGTGGAGCAGGGACTGGGCGACACCCTGCAGTTCGTGCGGTACCTGCCCATGGCCCGGGCCCTGGGCGGCAAGGTCCTCTTCCAGACCTACGCGTGCCTCCGGGGCCTCCTGGGGGACCTGCCCGGCGCCGACCGGGTGCTCACCGAGCACGACGAGCTCCCCCCCTTCGATCTCCAGGCGCCCCTCCTGGATCTGCCGGCCCTTTTCCGGAGCGCCCCGGAGGACCTGCCCCCCCCCGCGCGCCTCGGGCCCCCGCCGGGCCACGAGCCCCCGGAAGCCCTGCGCCGGCTCCTGGAGGCCCCGGGCCGCAAGGCCGGCCTGGTGTGGGCCGGCAGCCCCGCCCACCAGGACGATGACCGCCGGAGCCTCGACCCCGCGCTCCTGGGGGCCCTGCGCGAGGTCCCCGCCCTGGCCTGGGCGAGCCTCCAGATGGCGCCCCGCGCCACCCCCCCCCTGCCCCTGGTCGACCTCGCCCCCCATTTCCGGGATTTCTCGGACACGGCCTGGGCCCTGTCCCGCCTCGACCTGGTGATCACCGTGGACACCGCCGTGGCCCACCTGGCGGGGTCCATGGGCCTCGCCACCCACCTCCTCCTGCCCTACTTCCCGGATTGGCGCTGGCTCATGGAGGGCACCTCCAGCCCCTGGTACCCCTCCATGCGCATCCACCGCCAGCCCGCGCCGGGCGCCTGGGAACCGGTGCTCCGGGACCTGGCCCGGGACCTCGCCCATGGATCCTGATCCGGCCCTCCAGGATGCCCGGCGCCTGGATCGGGAGGGCCAGCCCGGGCGGGCCGTCCTCGCCTACAAGCTCGCCGCCCGCGCCGGGAGCTTCGAGGCCAAGGTGGACCTCTCCGGCCTCCTGGTGCGCATGGGCCGCCACGACGAGGCGCTGGCCCTCTGCGCCGAGATCCTGGAGGCCCGCCCGGGCCTCCCCGCCGCCCTCCAGAACCTCGCCGGCGCCTGCCTGGGCCTGGGACGCCTGGACGAGGCCCGCGCCCACGCCCGGGCCCTCCTGGAGGCCGAGCCCGCCAACCCCCAGGGCCACCTCGCCCTGGCCCTGGCCGGCGGCGGCGAGGAGCACCTGCGGCGCGCCCGGGAACTGGCCCCCGGGGAC is a genomic window containing:
- a CDS encoding tetratricopeptide repeat protein codes for the protein MEQPRPEIISWLQEALAKQNAGNLGGALLAYRRVISRDPGLADAWCNLGSVLHALGRDEEALEACRRSLELHPANPAAHTGLGSVLGATGDLAGALDHFREALALDPGNLVATSNLAGVLARLGRLEEAEAWDRAALALRPESPELNLNLGFTLMRRGRLGEAEAQFLASLRLGPLPKARWNLAYVRLLQGRYREAWPDFPARLEVPQGLDNLRGFSEPAWNGSPFPGRTLLVWVEQGLGDTLQFVRYLPMARALGGKVLFQTYACLRGLLGDLPGADRVLTEHDELPPFDLQAPLLDLPALFRSAPEDLPPPARLGPPPGHEPPEALRRLLEAPGRKAGLVWAGSPAHQDDDRRSLDPALLGALREVPALAWASLQMAPRATPPLPLVDLAPHFRDFSDTAWALSRLDLVITVDTAVAHLAGSMGLATHLLLPYFPDWRWLMEGTSSPWYPSMRIHRQPAPGAWEPVLRDLARDLAHGS